Proteins co-encoded in one Prunus persica cultivar Lovell chromosome G6, Prunus_persica_NCBIv2, whole genome shotgun sequence genomic window:
- the LOC18772244 gene encoding nuclear transcription factor Y subunit B-8 — MSGRRNQTSPVGSPLSGNVSDGSSKEQDKFLPIANVSRIMKKSLPANAKISKEAKETVQECVSEFISFITGEASDKCLREKRKTINGDDLLWAMTTLGFENYVGPLKGYLNKYRETEGEKNSMTRQEEDPSQQQQQHLNTSNTNMQHSSNNEQMNTVLNANNISMSTSKVDLFNGGFYFLEGQQQQQEVTQNYNLVSAGAYNLSRINESGDVNGNRDLATHHLHNGIGW, encoded by the coding sequence ATGAGTGGAAGAAGAAACCAAACCAGCCCGGTTGGAAGCCCTTTGTCTGGGAATGTCTCAGACGGCTCTTCCAAAGAGCAAGACAAGTTCCTCCCCATTGCTAACGTGAGCCGTATCATGAAGAAGTCCCTCCCTGCAAATGCCAAGATCTCAAAGGAGGCCAAGGAAACCGTCCAGGAGTGTGTGTCTGAGTTCATAAGCTTCATCACGGGTGAAGCGTCTGACAAGTGCCTGAGGGAGAAAAGGAAGACTATCAATGGAGATGACCTTCTTTGGGCCATGACAACCCTTGGATTTGAGAATTATGTAGGACCCTTGAAAGGGTATCTCAACAAGTATAGGGAGACTGAGGGGGAGAAGAACTCCATGACTAGACAAGAAGAAGACCCTTCtcaacaacagcagcaacaTCTCAACACTTCAAACACCAATATGCAGCATAGTTCTAACAATGAGCAAATGAACACAGTTCTTAATGCCAATAATATTTCTATGTCAACCTCTAAGGTGGATCTTTTCAATGGTGGCTTCTATTTTCTTGAGGGACAACAGCAACAGCAGGAAGTGACTCAAAACTACAATTTGGTGAGTGCTGGGGCTTATAATTTGAGTAGGATTAATGAGAGTGGAGATGTGAATGGAAACAGAGATTTGGCAACTCATCATCTTCATAATGGCATAGGATGGTAG